In Micromonospora sp. NBC_01813, the following are encoded in one genomic region:
- a CDS encoding winged helix-turn-helix domain-containing protein, giving the protein MPATKWEKLADHIRAQIKSGELQPGDKLPSTAQLKAEHDISDSVIRYAMHALRTEGLVESAHGVGVFVAEPK; this is encoded by the coding sequence ATGCCCGCGACCAAGTGGGAGAAGCTTGCCGACCACATTCGCGCTCAGATCAAGAGCGGCGAGTTGCAGCCAGGCGACAAGCTCCCGTCAACTGCCCAGCTCAAGGCCGAGCACGACATCTCGGACTCGGTGATCCGCTACGCAATGCATGCCCTGCGCACTGAGGGCCTGGTCGAGAGCGCTCACGGCGTCGGCGTGTTCGTCGCCGAACCCAAGTGA
- a CDS encoding T3SS (YopN, CesT) and YbjN peptide-binding chaperone 1, producing MITVGEQVPATGDQVTGNEPTAGNEPTAHEPLLLDEPSMADLREKVNQAWRDFAAALASTLPTLPAGAQVELTLDPTASGTGDAIYSVGVRIGLQDRLSASAVSNATLPPAYRMNREAVADLVALGWSPPGVVPGSGDNFGLATTTAEITRLASLITHTLRRVYDAPHPAFLVYSVHDANDEPIEVEPFGTARPESSIGDNLGLPTAAELAAADDDVEPADALPLDERVRTVVATMMRSTPEHLSVDADGDIGIRAGSAMVFVRIRDNPPLVDVFSPVLTEVEPTEQLYVKLSELTNRMPIGRLYCTNDTVWASIPVFGRNFQATHLMLAVQVMTGLADELDDRLHGEFGGKRFFGDGDKPSRGGSADPPTGMYL from the coding sequence ATGATCACGGTGGGGGAGCAGGTGCCGGCAACAGGGGACCAGGTGACCGGGAACGAACCGACGGCCGGGAACGAACCGACCGCCCACGAGCCGCTCCTGCTCGACGAGCCGAGCATGGCCGACCTGCGGGAGAAGGTGAACCAGGCGTGGCGGGACTTCGCCGCCGCCCTGGCGAGCACGCTGCCGACCCTGCCGGCCGGCGCTCAGGTCGAACTCACCCTGGATCCGACCGCGTCCGGCACCGGTGACGCGATCTACTCGGTCGGTGTGCGGATCGGCCTGCAGGACCGGCTGAGCGCCTCGGCGGTGAGCAACGCCACGCTGCCGCCGGCCTACCGGATGAACCGGGAGGCCGTGGCCGACCTGGTCGCGCTGGGCTGGTCGCCGCCCGGCGTGGTGCCAGGCTCCGGCGACAACTTCGGGCTGGCCACCACGACCGCCGAGATCACCCGGCTGGCGTCGCTGATCACCCACACGCTGCGGCGCGTCTACGACGCACCGCATCCGGCATTCCTGGTCTACTCGGTCCACGACGCCAACGACGAGCCGATCGAGGTGGAGCCGTTCGGCACCGCCCGGCCGGAGTCGTCGATCGGTGACAACCTCGGCCTGCCCACCGCCGCCGAACTCGCCGCCGCCGACGACGATGTCGAGCCGGCCGACGCGTTGCCGCTGGACGAGCGGGTACGCACGGTGGTCGCCACGATGATGCGCAGCACCCCGGAGCACCTGAGCGTGGACGCCGACGGTGACATCGGCATCCGGGCGGGCTCGGCGATGGTCTTCGTCCGGATCCGGGACAACCCGCCGCTGGTTGACGTCTTCTCGCCGGTGTTGACCGAGGTGGAGCCGACCGAGCAGCTCTACGTGAAGCTGTCCGAGTTGACCAACCGGATGCCGATCGGCCGGCTGTACTGCACCAACGACACGGTGTGGGCGTCGATCCCGGTGTTCGGCCGCAACTTCCAGGCCACCCATCTGATGCTCGCGGTGCAGGTGATGACCGGGCTGGCCGACGAGTTGGACGACCGGCTGCACGGCGAGTTCGGCGGCAAGCGGTTCTTCGGCGATGGTGACAAGCCGTCCCGGGGCGGGTCCGCTGACCCGCCAACCGGAATGTATCTCTGA
- the mobA gene encoding molybdenum cofactor guanylyltransferase: protein MTGFAAVVLAGGAARRMGGVDKPGVPVGGVAMRDRVLAAVAAADPRIVVGPLTDPPPGVLAVREEPPGAGPVAATAAGLAALTGPAALAGSDFVAVLAGDLPLLSAYAVDRLIETLVRQPVDGALYVDDTGRRQLLCGVWRTDRLQAALDRLAGRRDGTLAGASMRALFADLTVAEVTWREAGPPPWFDCDTDQDVQRADEWTSGGAA, encoded by the coding sequence ATGACCGGATTCGCGGCGGTGGTGCTGGCCGGCGGCGCGGCGCGCCGGATGGGCGGCGTGGACAAACCCGGCGTACCGGTGGGTGGGGTGGCCATGCGCGACCGGGTGCTCGCGGCCGTCGCGGCCGCCGACCCCCGGATCGTCGTGGGCCCGCTGACCGACCCACCGCCGGGTGTCCTGGCGGTACGCGAGGAGCCGCCCGGGGCCGGCCCGGTTGCCGCCACCGCCGCCGGGCTTGCAGCTCTCACCGGGCCCGCAGCGCTTGCGGGATCCGACTTCGTCGCGGTGCTCGCCGGCGACCTGCCACTGCTCAGCGCGTATGCGGTCGACCGGCTGATCGAGACCCTGGTCCGGCAGCCGGTCGACGGGGCGCTGTACGTCGACGACACCGGTCGACGGCAGCTGCTCTGCGGTGTGTGGCGCACCGATCGGCTGCAGGCCGCCCTCGACCGACTCGCCGGACGACGCGACGGCACCTTGGCCGGGGCGTCGATGCGCGCGTTGTTCGCCGACCTGACCGTCGCCGAGGTGACGTGGCGCGAAGCCGGACCGCCGCCGTGGTTCGATTGCGACACCGATCAGGACGTCCAGCGGGCTGACGAGTGGACTTCAGGTGGCGCGGCGTAG
- a CDS encoding FdhF/YdeP family oxidoreductase yields the protein MARSAPRDDAGDRDLRVGDPATAAAGLPGVTHALRAGFAQMGVRRTALTLLRVNQPGGFDCPGCAWPEPAAERRAHAEFCENGAKAVAEEATLRRVTPEFFAAHPISELATRSDHWLGQQGRLTHPMVRRPGADHYTPIGWDEAFELIASGLRALDSADQAAFYTSGRTSNEAAFLYQLFARSLGTNNLPDCSNMCHESSGVALLSTIGIGKGSVSLDDLHRAKLIVVVGQNPGTNHPRMLSALEKAKRDGATIVAVNPLPEAGLMRFRNPQRPGGLVGSGTALADHFLQIRIGGDLALFQAIGALLVSAGAVDTDFVDTHTSGYADYRAARAEVDWPTVIAATGLDRAQIVEVAELFAASDATIVCWAMGLTQRQDSVDAIREIVNVQLLRGMIGKPGAGLCPVRGHSNVQGDRTMGIWHEPPAWLPALGRQLGVPLPTSTGLDTVGAIRAMRDGDVRVFMALGGNFAAASPDTDVTVAALASCALTVHVSTKLNRSHVVPGETSLILPCLGRTERDRQAGGDQFVTVEDSMSAVHASRGRLAPAADQLLSEVAIVARLARATLPDSPVPWEAYQADYRTIRAVIADVVPGFADFEQRVAEPDGFVLPHPPRDRRSFATASGKATFTVSPLTVIEVPPGRLLLQTMRSHDQYNTTIYGLDDRYRGVRGGRRVVFVHPDDLAALGFADGDLVDLVSEWSDQVERRATAFRAVSYPTAKGCAAAYFPEANVLVPLGSTAAGSNTPTSKQIIIRLEPA from the coding sequence ATGGCCCGTTCCGCCCCCCGCGACGACGCCGGCGACCGCGACCTGCGGGTCGGCGACCCGGCGACCGCCGCAGCCGGGCTGCCGGGCGTCACCCACGCGCTGCGGGCCGGCTTCGCCCAGATGGGGGTACGCCGCACCGCACTGACCCTGCTGCGGGTCAACCAGCCCGGTGGCTTCGACTGCCCGGGCTGCGCCTGGCCCGAGCCGGCCGCCGAACGCCGCGCGCACGCCGAGTTCTGCGAGAACGGCGCCAAGGCGGTCGCCGAGGAAGCGACCCTGCGCCGGGTCACCCCGGAGTTCTTCGCCGCCCACCCGATCAGCGAGCTCGCCACCCGCTCCGACCACTGGCTCGGCCAGCAGGGCAGGCTCACCCACCCGATGGTGCGCCGGCCGGGGGCCGACCACTACACCCCGATCGGCTGGGACGAGGCGTTCGAGCTGATCGCCAGCGGGCTGCGGGCCCTGGACTCGGCAGACCAGGCCGCCTTCTACACCTCGGGCCGCACCTCCAACGAGGCCGCGTTCCTCTACCAACTGTTCGCCCGCTCACTCGGCACCAACAATCTGCCGGACTGCTCGAACATGTGCCACGAGTCGTCCGGGGTGGCGCTGCTGAGCACCATCGGCATCGGCAAGGGCTCGGTCAGCCTGGACGACCTGCACCGGGCGAAACTGATCGTGGTCGTCGGGCAGAACCCGGGCACCAACCACCCCCGGATGCTCTCCGCCCTGGAGAAGGCCAAGCGCGACGGGGCCACCATCGTCGCGGTCAACCCGCTGCCCGAAGCCGGGCTGATGCGCTTCCGCAACCCGCAGCGCCCCGGCGGGCTGGTCGGCTCCGGCACCGCGCTGGCCGACCATTTCCTGCAGATCCGTATCGGCGGCGACCTGGCCCTGTTCCAGGCGATCGGTGCGCTGCTGGTCTCCGCCGGCGCGGTCGACACCGACTTCGTCGACACCCACACCAGCGGGTACGCCGACTACCGGGCCGCCCGCGCCGAGGTGGACTGGCCGACCGTGATCGCCGCCACCGGGCTGGACCGGGCGCAGATCGTCGAAGTCGCCGAGTTGTTCGCCGCCTCCGACGCCACCATCGTCTGCTGGGCGATGGGGCTCACCCAACGGCAGGACTCGGTCGACGCGATCCGGGAAATCGTCAACGTGCAACTGCTACGCGGCATGATCGGCAAGCCGGGTGCCGGTCTCTGCCCGGTACGCGGGCACTCCAACGTGCAGGGCGACCGCACCATGGGCATCTGGCACGAGCCGCCGGCGTGGCTGCCGGCGCTCGGCCGGCAACTCGGCGTACCCCTGCCGACCAGCACCGGGCTGGACACCGTCGGCGCCATCCGGGCGATGCGCGACGGCGACGTCCGCGTGTTCATGGCGCTGGGCGGCAACTTCGCCGCCGCCAGCCCGGACACCGACGTGACGGTGGCCGCCCTGGCGTCGTGTGCGTTGACGGTGCACGTGTCGACCAAGCTGAACCGCTCGCACGTGGTGCCTGGCGAGACTTCGCTGATCCTGCCCTGCCTGGGTCGCACCGAACGGGACCGGCAGGCCGGCGGCGACCAGTTCGTCACCGTCGAGGACTCGATGTCGGCGGTGCACGCCTCCCGGGGCCGGCTCGCCCCCGCCGCCGACCAACTGCTCTCCGAGGTGGCGATCGTCGCCCGGCTGGCCCGCGCGACGCTGCCCGACTCCCCGGTGCCGTGGGAGGCGTACCAGGCGGACTATCGGACGATCCGGGCCGTCATCGCCGACGTCGTGCCGGGCTTCGCCGACTTCGAGCAGCGGGTCGCCGAGCCGGACGGCTTCGTCCTGCCGCACCCGCCCCGGGACCGACGCTCGTTCGCCACCGCGTCGGGCAAGGCAACCTTCACGGTCAGCCCGCTCACGGTGATCGAGGTGCCGCCGGGCCGGCTGCTGCTGCAGACGATGCGCAGCCACGACCAGTACAACACCACGATCTACGGGCTCGACGACCGCTACCGGGGCGTCCGGGGCGGGCGGCGGGTGGTCTTCGTCCACCCGGACGACCTGGCTGCGCTCGGCTTCGCCGACGGTGACCTGGTCGATCTGGTGTCGGAGTGGTCCGACCAGGTCGAGCGCCGGGCCACGGCCTTCCGCGCGGTCAGTTACCCGACCGCGAAGGGGTGCGCGGCGGCGTACTTCCCGGAAGCGAACGTCCTGGTGCCGCTGGGCTCCACCGCGGCCGGCTCGAACACTCCGACCTCCAAGCAGATCATCATCCGCCTGGAGCCGGCGTGA
- a CDS encoding Lrp/AsnC family transcriptional regulator — MQIDAVDQRIIASLVADARSSYADIGTRVSLSAPAVKRRVDRLRAAGVIRGFTTVIDPAAVGWTTEAFIELFCTGRTTPAQIAAATRRHPEVVGAYTVSGEADALVHLRAADIAHLEQALERLRAESFITSTRSMIVLSRLVDAPPPVAVPDPPG; from the coding sequence TTGCAAATCGATGCGGTTGACCAGCGAATCATTGCGTCACTGGTGGCGGATGCCCGTTCCTCGTACGCGGACATCGGCACCCGGGTCTCGCTGTCCGCGCCAGCGGTGAAGCGCCGGGTGGACCGGCTGCGGGCAGCGGGGGTGATCCGTGGCTTCACCACCGTCATAGACCCTGCTGCGGTCGGCTGGACCACCGAGGCGTTCATCGAGCTGTTCTGCACCGGACGGACCACTCCGGCGCAGATCGCGGCCGCCACCCGGCGGCATCCGGAGGTGGTCGGCGCCTACACGGTCAGCGGTGAGGCGGACGCCCTGGTGCACCTGCGCGCCGCCGACATCGCCCACCTGGAGCAGGCACTCGAACGGCTACGGGCCGAGTCGTTCATCACCTCCACCCGCAGCATGATCGTGCTGTCCCGGCTGGTCGACGCGCCGCCACCGGTCGCCGTCCCCGATCCGCCGGGCTGA
- a CDS encoding HAD family hydrolase, which yields MQVRPHVVATDLDGTLLRPDKSLSARTAAALDAFHARGGQVLLVTGRPVRWLPAVYAQLREPVPAVCANGAVVYDPQTDTVLRADPLAPEIMAEVARRLRAEVPDVVFAVEVDDGRSMRHTADWPSHWNSEHPSALLVTDPAELLTSPAVKLLVRSSYTDDPDVFVRIVAGALAGLAEATHSSKSGLVEISAAGVTKAAGLAWLCARLGVTADDVVAFGDMPNDVPMLTWAGRAVAVANAHPAVREIADAVTASNADDGVAVYLEGLLAEAERATPEAS from the coding sequence ATGCAAGTGCGTCCGCACGTGGTCGCCACCGACCTCGACGGGACACTGCTGCGGCCCGATAAGTCGCTCAGTGCCCGGACCGCCGCTGCACTCGACGCGTTCCACGCCCGTGGCGGGCAGGTGCTGCTGGTGACCGGTCGCCCGGTCCGCTGGCTGCCCGCCGTCTACGCACAGCTACGCGAACCGGTGCCGGCGGTCTGTGCGAACGGCGCGGTGGTCTACGACCCCCAGACCGACACCGTGCTGCGCGCCGACCCACTCGCTCCGGAGATCATGGCCGAGGTGGCCCGGCGGCTGCGGGCGGAGGTGCCCGACGTCGTCTTCGCCGTCGAGGTGGACGACGGCCGGTCGATGCGGCACACCGCCGACTGGCCGTCGCACTGGAACAGCGAGCATCCGAGCGCACTGCTGGTGACCGATCCAGCCGAACTGCTCACCTCACCAGCGGTGAAGCTGCTGGTACGCAGCAGCTATACCGACGACCCTGACGTGTTCGTCCGGATCGTCGCGGGCGCGCTCGCCGGGCTGGCCGAGGCCACCCACTCGTCGAAGTCGGGGCTGGTGGAGATCTCGGCGGCCGGCGTGACGAAGGCTGCCGGCCTGGCCTGGCTCTGCGCCCGGCTGGGGGTGACCGCCGACGACGTGGTCGCGTTCGGCGACATGCCCAACGACGTACCGATGCTGACCTGGGCCGGGCGGGCGGTGGCGGTGGCCAACGCCCACCCGGCCGTACGCGAGATCGCCGACGCGGTGACCGCGTCGAACGCCGACGACGGCGTCGCCGTGTACCTGGAGGGCCTGCTGGCCGAAGCCGAGCGAGCCACTCCCGAGGCGAGCTGA
- a CDS encoding alpha/beta hydrolase: protein MPFRHLPVDQSDVRYLHGPDSLRLPGVPAGRTIEFDWADSAVYPGTARKFWVHLPAQYDPSRPAALLVFQDGWWNLDPAGEVRAALVLDNLIHKDDLPPMVGLFVDPGSTPDFAGGGPGAGDSGGRGQRNVEYDAFDDRYANLLLGEIIPQVRQHFLITDDPDQWGICGISSGGNCAFTVAWLRPDRFRRVLCCLSSFAQMPGGNPYPELLGSTPGKSLRIFLQAGHRDINWNEPEHNWLASNLRVAAALTQAGYDFRLVLGDGGHNPNHPGVLLPDALRWLWRPPDPG from the coding sequence GTGCCGTTCCGGCATTTGCCGGTTGACCAGTCCGACGTCAGGTACCTGCACGGCCCCGATTCGCTACGCCTACCCGGAGTGCCCGCCGGTCGGACCATCGAGTTCGACTGGGCTGACAGCGCCGTCTATCCAGGTACGGCCCGGAAGTTCTGGGTGCACCTGCCGGCGCAGTACGACCCATCGCGCCCTGCTGCCCTGCTGGTGTTCCAGGACGGCTGGTGGAACCTGGACCCGGCCGGCGAGGTCCGTGCCGCCCTCGTCCTGGACAACCTGATCCATAAAGACGACCTCCCGCCCATGGTCGGCCTCTTCGTCGACCCCGGGTCCACGCCTGACTTTGCTGGTGGCGGCCCTGGTGCCGGTGACAGCGGTGGGCGTGGGCAGCGCAACGTCGAGTACGACGCTTTCGACGACCGGTACGCCAACCTGTTGTTGGGCGAGATCATCCCGCAGGTGCGACAGCACTTTCTCATCACCGACGACCCGGATCAGTGGGGGATCTGCGGCATCAGCAGCGGCGGCAACTGTGCCTTCACTGTTGCCTGGCTGCGCCCGGACAGGTTCCGCCGGGTGCTCTGCTGCCTGTCCAGCTTCGCCCAGATGCCAGGCGGCAACCCCTATCCCGAGTTGCTCGGCAGCACCCCGGGTAAGTCGTTGCGGATCTTCCTGCAGGCCGGGCACCGGGACATCAACTGGAACGAGCCGGAGCACAACTGGCTCGCCAGCAACCTGCGCGTCGCGGCAGCGCTGACTCAAGCGGGGTACGACTTCCGGCTGGTGCTCGGCGACGGCGGGCACAACCCGAACCACCCTGGCGTGCTGCTGCCGGATGCGCTGCGCTGGCTGTGGCGGCCACCGGACCCCGGCTGA
- a CDS encoding DivIVA domain-containing protein, producing MRELWRRWQVRRQRRKLATTPPADWPGGNGVHRAPSAGRNQRAGAYRPIRPWQVRSQRFRTVGRTAHGRGLDPADVAAFLDRIAHDLGIV from the coding sequence ATGCGAGAACTATGGCGCCGCTGGCAGGTCCGCCGGCAACGTCGGAAGTTGGCGACCACCCCACCGGCCGACTGGCCCGGCGGGAACGGTGTCCACCGCGCACCGAGCGCCGGCCGCAACCAGCGGGCAGGCGCATACCGGCCGATCCGACCGTGGCAGGTCCGCAGCCAGCGCTTTCGCACTGTCGGCCGTACCGCGCACGGCCGCGGCTTGGACCCGGCCGACGTCGCCGCCTTCCTCGATCGGATCGCACACGACCTCGGCATCGTCTAG
- the ddaH gene encoding dimethylargininase has translation MTSPSVAADPSRSYLMCPPEHFAVEYAINPWMDPGQPVDTELALKQWDGLRETLIGLGHQIHLLPPRPGLPDMVYAANGAFSVDGTAYGARFTHPQRAPEAAAHRDFYQQQLGWRYVRPTETNEGDGDFAYLPAAYGGTILAGYGFRTDPDAHRRLQETLSRPVVSLRLVDPLFYHLDTALAALDDENIAYHPAAFSPASQRVLRQLFPHALLASRADALSFGLNLVSDGRHVVLNSEATTMAGKLAAAGYQPVLVELTELHKGGGSVKCCVAELRG, from the coding sequence GTGACTTCCCCGAGCGTTGCCGCCGACCCGTCACGCTCCTACCTGATGTGCCCGCCGGAGCACTTCGCCGTCGAATACGCGATCAACCCGTGGATGGACCCGGGACAGCCGGTCGACACCGAACTCGCCCTCAAGCAGTGGGACGGGCTGCGGGAAACCCTGATCGGGCTCGGCCACCAGATCCACCTGCTGCCGCCGCGCCCCGGGCTGCCCGACATGGTCTACGCCGCGAACGGCGCCTTCTCCGTCGACGGCACCGCGTACGGCGCCAGGTTCACCCACCCGCAGCGGGCACCGGAGGCCGCCGCGCACCGCGACTTCTACCAGCAGCAACTGGGCTGGCGGTACGTCCGGCCAACCGAGACCAACGAGGGCGACGGGGACTTCGCCTACCTGCCGGCCGCGTACGGCGGCACGATCCTCGCCGGCTACGGGTTCCGCACCGACCCGGACGCGCACCGGCGGTTGCAGGAGACACTCAGCCGGCCGGTGGTGTCGCTGCGGCTGGTGGATCCGCTCTTCTACCACCTCGACACGGCGCTGGCCGCGCTCGACGACGAGAACATCGCGTACCACCCGGCGGCGTTCTCACCCGCCTCGCAGCGGGTGCTGCGGCAACTGTTTCCGCACGCGCTGCTCGCGAGCCGGGCCGACGCGCTCTCGTTCGGGCTCAACCTGGTCAGCGACGGCCGGCACGTGGTGCTCAACAGCGAGGCGACCACGATGGCCGGCAAACTCGCCGCCGCCGGCTATCAGCCGGTGTTGGTGGAGCTGACCGAGTTACACAAGGGTGGGGGCAGCGTGAAGTGCTGCGTCGCCGAACTACGCGGCTGA
- a CDS encoding DUF6457 domain-containing protein, whose amino-acid sequence MSDTMGQWVASAAAELGLEPGDVPVPVVLDLARDVAHNVLRPGAPVTAYLLGLAVGRGADPVEAGARLAALARAYGEGVTPAPGG is encoded by the coding sequence ATGAGCGACACGATGGGGCAGTGGGTGGCGTCGGCCGCCGCCGAACTCGGGCTCGAACCCGGTGACGTGCCGGTGCCGGTGGTGCTCGATCTGGCCCGCGACGTGGCGCACAACGTGCTGCGGCCGGGTGCGCCGGTCACCGCGTACCTGCTGGGGTTGGCTGTTGGTCGCGGCGCCGACCCGGTCGAAGCCGGCGCCCGACTAGCGGCCCTGGCCCGTGCCTACGGCGAAGGTGTCACGCCGGCTCCAGGCGGATGA
- a CDS encoding bacterial proteasome activator family protein produces the protein MTDTPGSPEETDESVPTAGRPGAVVVVGPDGRPIGTVGTGTGAASDDDAADPDDPSRLIEQPAKVMRIGSMIKQLLEEVRAAPLDEASRQRLREIHQRSITELEDGLAPELREELERISLPFEDGTTPSEGELRVAQAQLVGWLEGLFHGIQAALMAQQMAARLQLEQMRTGNRPALPMGPGGMIPGMPGQQGQPGDGGGSRTGQYL, from the coding sequence ATGACCGATACGCCAGGCTCCCCGGAAGAGACCGACGAGTCCGTACCGACCGCTGGCCGACCCGGTGCGGTGGTGGTGGTCGGCCCGGATGGTCGACCGATCGGCACGGTCGGCACCGGCACCGGTGCCGCTTCCGACGACGACGCCGCCGATCCTGACGATCCGTCCCGGCTGATCGAGCAACCCGCCAAGGTCATGCGGATCGGCAGCATGATCAAGCAACTACTCGAAGAGGTCCGCGCCGCGCCGCTGGACGAGGCGAGCCGGCAACGGCTGCGCGAGATCCACCAGCGGTCGATCACCGAGCTGGAGGACGGGCTGGCCCCGGAGCTGCGCGAGGAACTGGAGCGGATCTCGTTGCCGTTCGAGGACGGCACGACACCGAGCGAAGGCGAACTGCGGGTCGCGCAGGCGCAGCTGGTCGGCTGGCTGGAAGGGCTGTTCCACGGCATCCAGGCGGCGCTGATGGCCCAGCAGATGGCGGCCCGGCTGCAGCTGGAGCAGATGCGCACCGGCAACCGGCCGGCGCTGCCGATGGGCCCGGGCGGGATGATCCCCGGCATGCCGGGTCAGCAGGGTCAGCCCGGTGACGGCGGCGGCTCCCGCACCGGCCAGTACCTCTGA
- a CDS encoding ABC transporter substrate-binding protein: MPNIDRRQALKLLAALGVTGLASACSIGTEDDPDTGDDLVSDVPIRIGLIVPQTGGYKPIGDEMLNGFQLYLDNNQRRLGGRPVDLVIADEGETPQSGQAAVDSLLQQNVLALTGVANAAVMLAIRDAVEQAQVPLIGSNASPRSLQSVVYIWRTSYVSDEPGVALGGYLAQEISSNGEVAIVAADQPAGRDLVQGFREGFGAGDDRISAPIIWADSTPNPGRDTFADPIEELIGRDPEAVYCFFTGSAAVAFIRQLRDAGYDGPIYGPGFLTEGTVVDELGEEASGIITALNYSADLDNSANLLFASGYRKRYGASPTTYAMASYDAAQVLDKAIRTAGAGVNAQQLNLALGRIGQIDSPRGSWQFNQPRTPQQKWYLREVLRDGPVLSNVLITELATLG, encoded by the coding sequence GTGCCCAACATCGACCGCCGGCAAGCCTTGAAGCTGCTGGCCGCGCTCGGCGTCACCGGGCTGGCCAGCGCGTGCAGCATCGGCACCGAGGACGATCCGGACACCGGGGACGACCTGGTCAGCGACGTGCCGATCCGGATCGGGTTGATCGTCCCGCAGACCGGTGGTTACAAGCCGATCGGCGACGAAATGCTCAACGGCTTCCAGCTCTATCTCGACAACAACCAGCGTCGCCTCGGCGGCCGGCCGGTCGACCTGGTCATCGCCGACGAAGGGGAGACCCCCCAGTCCGGCCAGGCGGCGGTGGACTCGTTGTTGCAGCAGAACGTGCTGGCGCTCACCGGCGTGGCGAACGCCGCCGTGATGCTCGCCATCCGCGACGCCGTGGAGCAGGCACAGGTCCCGCTGATCGGCTCGAACGCCTCACCGCGCAGTCTGCAGAGCGTCGTGTACATCTGGCGTACCTCGTATGTCTCGGACGAGCCGGGCGTGGCCCTGGGCGGGTACCTCGCCCAGGAGATCTCCAGCAACGGCGAGGTGGCGATCGTCGCAGCCGACCAGCCCGCCGGCCGCGACCTGGTGCAGGGCTTCCGGGAAGGGTTCGGCGCCGGAGACGACCGGATCTCCGCCCCCATCATCTGGGCGGACTCCACCCCGAATCCGGGCCGGGACACCTTCGCCGATCCGATCGAGGAGCTCATCGGCCGCGACCCGGAAGCGGTCTACTGCTTCTTCACCGGCAGCGCCGCGGTGGCGTTCATCCGCCAACTGCGCGACGCCGGCTACGACGGACCGATCTACGGCCCCGGGTTCCTCACCGAGGGCACGGTCGTCGACGAGCTCGGCGAGGAGGCCAGTGGCATCATCACCGCTCTCAACTACTCGGCTGACCTGGACAACTCGGCGAACCTGCTCTTCGCCAGCGGCTACCGCAAGCGGTACGGCGCGTCGCCGACCACGTACGCCATGGCCTCGTACGACGCGGCCCAGGTGCTGGACAAGGCGATCCGCACCGCAGGCGCCGGGGTGAACGCTCAGCAGTTGAACCTGGCGCTCGGCCGGATCGGCCAGATCGACAGCCCGCGCGGATCGTGGCAGTTCAACCAGCCGCGTACCCCGCAGCAGAAGTGGTATCTGCGGGAGGTCCTGCGTGACGGGCCGGTGCTGTCGAACGTGCTGATCACCGAGTTGGCCACGCTCGGCTGA